The following are encoded in a window of Dysidea avara chromosome 4, odDysAvar1.4, whole genome shotgun sequence genomic DNA:
- the LOC136253589 gene encoding uncharacterized protein yields the protein MKTFLLILFCVIFLADAVEISDEDIDSPLVSYLLARVQRLESKMMSKEISVRTTRKVEERSVNNEDDKTKGCPQVVNYIRWGNTTCPYGANTLYKGTAVGGRYDHKGAPSNLLCLPPNPMHYSNNQGGDSLAYAVEYRSGGAINHAVYRNMPCSLCEATGRSSKIMIPSHYVCPDSWHKEYDGYIMAGHYSHEGSSMYYCIDKNLEQIPSSGSSEAVQLFYTV from the coding sequence ATGAAAACATTTCTTCTGATACTGTTCTGTGTCATCTTCCTTGCTGATGCTGTGGAAATCAGTGATGAAGATATTGATTCTCCACTAGTCTCCTACCTTCTTGCTAGAGTACAGCGACTGGAATCAAAGATGATGAGTAAGGAGATTAGTGTGAGGACCACAAGAAAAGTTGAGGAGCGATCTGTTAATAATGAAGATGATAAAACTAAAGGCTGTCCACAAGTGGTCAATTACATCAGATGGGGTAACACTACATGTCCATATGGAGCTAATACTCTTTACAAAGGAACTGCTGTAGGGGGACGCTATGATCACAAAGGTGCACCTTCCAACTTGCTGTGCTTGCCTCCTAATCCAATGCATTATTCAAATAATCAAGGTGGAGATTCATTGGCTTATGCTGTAGAATATCGAAGTGGGGGAGCCATAAATCATGCCGTCTATCGGAACATGCCATGTTCACTCTGTGAGGCAACAGGAAGAAGTAGTAAGATAATGATTCCATCTCATTACGTGTGTCCAGATAGTTGGCACAAAGAATATGATGGTTACATTATGGCTGGACATTATAGTCATGAAGGAAGTAGCATGTATTATTGTATCGACAAAAATCTTGAGCAAATACCAAGTAGTGGAAGTTCTGAAGCTGTACAATTATTTTACACAGTTTGA
- the LOC136254241 gene encoding protein NLRC3-like, whose amino-acid sequence MASGEMSLQEQKRVLTNNHKFIVDNLDADDVIDELIQEEMIGRYAAQRVQLVRMSRVDKNKIIVDQLSIAGPGTLEKFCEILKRNKRQTFIAEELEKCSVRSTTNKCPIVKYGPVGISRLQARYLTYLSTDWPHYYVRLALVKREKVTRADKNLEEITRLTLQGQVDEILLKKEQLGELRDIFHYQNKPCPRLILIMGGPGIGKTTLANEICVKWAKRDGFLSEDFDIVILIPLRSVQQRSIEEVMTEHIGEETYKQVKKSAGSRCLVILEGLDEMAAEHRESDPFFVRLVKECTLLEKAIIIITSRPHACEKLDAGRRVEVVGFGKEEIREFVEKSFTNNVKNVEEFSQQLKEYPHLASLSYVPMNLEMIVDIFECSEKKLPSTITQLYRLFIVMTLERQFKKGNERKLVCSSVAAVNSIEGKLCKVLAGVPKEAVRTVLLLCRLAYHGFFDWYSERKWTKWKDPKIIFTVADLKECGIEVTADWDGYGLFKATHTRQLPTSTITYTFSHLTIQEFLCAVYISLLSQEEQQHLLSKHFSNYPNVFIFLCGVIGVVSSEMFQFAFFGECSDCITAVKCLYESQQTSPPQLVIPIRLEIRGSLLPYDIVCISYVMSCYPVSELHMIECHIGDKEAELLVKHYPSKDATLLEVLHLRHNNNLTIDGLVHIMKIVKTSSASLRVLKFRVNPNIGDDGISLISSELQYNNILTELRVPVCGLTAKGAICISEMLGKYSLQVLEMTGNNIGNNGITTIAGALCNSHISELYISDCGITLTGARSLAAGLLVNNSIRILNVSGNSIAVEGACLILQSAVDNGICQEVVIYDKGFGKLRGDEDYRNDDEVKRMMIILEQRKIQETSRLKETTEQVNDEEYVTCSEDDDQLVRQEQLQQENTQLNNTSSEDDDQLVRQEEITGQNVQVNSGVSRTCHYKNCSII is encoded by the exons ATGGCTAGTGGGGAAATGAGCTTGCAGGAACAGAAGAGAGTGTTGACTAACAACCATAAATTTATTGTTGATAATCTGGACGCTGACGACGTGATTGACGAGCTAATTCAGGAGGAGATGATAGGCCGTTATGCCGCGCAACGGGTACAGCTGGTGAGGATGAGTAGAGTAGACAAGAATAAAATTATTGTTGATCAACTAAGTATCGCTGGACCAGGTACTCTGGAGAAGTTTTGTGAGATTTTGAAGAGGAACAAGCGACAAACGTTCATAGCTGAAGAATTGGAGAAATGTA GTGTCCGTTCAACTACTAACAAATGTCCTATAGTAAAGTACGGTCCAGTAGGTATTAGCAGATTACAAGCGAGGTATCTCACATACTTGTCCACTGACTGGCCACATTATTATGTTCGACTGGCTCTGGTGAAAAGAGAAAAGGTGACAAGAGCAGATAAGAACTTGGAAGAGATCACAAGATTAACATTACAAGGACAAGTTGATGAAATATTGTTGAAGAAGGAACAACTTGGTGAGCTGAGGGACATCTTCCACTACCAGAATAAACCTTGTCCTCGACTGATACTAATAATGGGAGGCCCAG gtataggcaagacAACCCTTGCCAATGAGATCTGTGTGAAGTGGGCTAAGAGGGATGGGTTTTTATCTGAGGACTTTGATATTGTGATCTTGATACCATTAAGGTCAGTCCAACAAAGGTCAATTGAAGAAGTGATGACGGAGCACATTGGAGAGGAGACATACAAGCAAGTGAAGAAGTCAGCAGGTAGCAGATGTCTAGTGATATTGGAGGGATTGGATGAGATGGCAGCTGAACATCGGGAGAGTGATCCATTTTTTGTACGCCTGGTAAAGGAGTGTACATTGTTGGAGAAagccataataataattacatcaaGACCACATGCTTGTGAGAAGCTGGATGCAGGCAGGAGAGTAGAAGTGGTAGGATTTGGTAAAGAAGAAATCCGAGAGTTTGTGGAGAAGTCATTTACCAACAATGTGAAAAATGTTGAGGAGTTTTCACAGCAGTTGAAGGAGTATCCTCATTTAGCAAGTTTGTCATATGTTCCTATGAATTTAGAGATGATAGTTGATATATTTGAGTGTAGTGAGAAGAAGCTTCCATCCACCATTACTCAACTGTACCGACTGTTCATTGTGATGACACTAGAAAGACAATTTAAGAAGGGGAATGAGAGGAAACTAGTGTGTTCATCTGTAGCAGCAGTTAATAGTATTGAGGGGAAATTGTGTAAAGTGTTAGCAGGTGTGCCCAAAGAAGCAGTGAGAACAGTATTGTTATTGTGTAGGCTAGCGTATCATGGTTTCTTTGACTGGTACTCTGAAAGAAAATGGACTAAGTGGAAGGATCCAAAGATCATCTTTACTGTGGCAGACCTGAAGGAGTGTGGTATAGAGGTGACAGCTGACTGGGACGGGTATGGTCTTTTCAAAGCTACACACACTCGTCAGTTACCCACTAGCACTATTACATACACTTTTTCACACTTAACCATCCAGGAGTTCTTGTGTGCTGTTTATATTTCATTATTATCACAAGAAGAGCAGCAACATCTATTGAGTAAACACTTTAGTAACTATCCTAATGTGTTCATATTTTTGTGTGGAGTAATAGGAGTAGTGTCCAGTGAAATGTTCCAGTTTGCATTTTTTGGAGAATGTAGTGATTGTATAACAGCAGTAAAGTGTTTGTATGAGAGTCAACAAACTAGTCCACCTCAACTAGTTATACCCATCAGATTGGAGATAAGAGGCAGTTTACTACCTTATGACATTGTGTGTATCTCCTATGTGATGTCATGTTATCCAGTTTCAGAGTTGCACATGATTGAGTGTCACATTGGAGACAAAGAAGCTGAATTGTTGGTAAAACATTACCCCAGCAAGGACGCTACACTACTGGAAGTATTACACCTAAGGCACAATAACAATCTCACTATTGATGGGCTGGTACACATAATGAAGATTGTGAAGACAA GTAGTGCCTCATTAAGAGTGCTAAAATTTCGTGTTAATCCTAATATTGGTGATGATGGGATATCATTAATATCAAGTGAACTCCAATACAATAACATTCTGACTGAGCTAAGGGTACCAGTCTGTGGATTAACAGCAAAAG gtgccatttgtatcagtgaaaTGTTGGGAAAGTATTCACTACAAGTCCTTGAGATGACAGGCAACAATATCGGTAACAATGGCATCACAACCATTGCAGGAGCACTTTGTAATAGTCATATTAGTGAATTGTATATTAGTGATTGTGGCATTACCCTTACTGGAGCAAGATCACTTGCAGCAGGATTACTAGTCAACAACAGTATTAGGATATTAAATGTGTCGGGTAATTCCATCGCTGTAGAAGGAGCTTGTCTGATATTACAGTCAGCTGTGGACAACGGCATCTGTCAAGAAGTTGTTATTTATGATAAGGGGTTCGGTAAACTAAGGGGTGATGAAGACTACCGGAATGATGATGAAGTGAAGAGGATGATGATAATATTGGAACAGAGAAAGATACAAGAG ACATCAAGACTAAAAGAGACTACAGAGCAGGTGAATGATGAAGAATATGTTACATGCAGTGAAGATGATGATCAACTTGTAAGACAAGag CAATTACAACAAGAGAACACACAACTCAACAATACTAGTAGTGAAGATGATGATCAACTTGTAAGACAGGAGGAGATCACAG gtCAGAATGTCCAGGTGAATAGTGGAGTATCCAG GACATGTCACTATAAAAACTGCAGCATTATATAA